One stretch of Priestia megaterium DNA includes these proteins:
- a CDS encoding YceD family protein, which translates to MKWTIHQLYQLQNKGLTFDEVIDGKEFMNADPQIRRMSDVNVKGRADISSSKVTFHLKISGEMTLPCARTLVDVPYPFEINATETFLLNVNADYEEDAEVRIVEGETVDLQPLIQELIIVEIPLQVFSENQQAAGAAPQSGKDWEVVTEEEQQEKVDPRLAVLENFFKDKKK; encoded by the coding sequence ATGAAATGGACAATACATCAATTGTATCAGTTGCAAAATAAAGGTCTAACATTTGACGAAGTGATTGACGGCAAAGAGTTTATGAATGCTGATCCTCAAATTCGTAGAATGTCAGATGTAAACGTGAAAGGAAGAGCCGACATTAGCTCTTCGAAAGTAACGTTTCACCTTAAAATTTCAGGAGAAATGACGTTGCCTTGTGCTCGTACATTAGTTGACGTTCCGTATCCGTTTGAAATTAACGCAACTGAAACGTTTTTATTGAATGTGAATGCTGATTATGAAGAAGATGCTGAAGTACGCATTGTAGAGGGAGAAACGGTTGATTTACAACCTTTGATTCAAGAGTTAATTATTGTTGAAATTCCTCTGCAGGTATTTAGTGAAAATCAGCAAGCGGCAGGAGCAGCTCCACAGTCAGGAAAAGACTGGGAAGTTGTTACCGAAGAAGAACAGCAGGAAAAAGTAGATCCCCGCTTAGCCGTACTCGAAAATTTCTTTAAAGACAAAAAGAAATAA
- a CDS encoding DUF3397 domain-containing protein has protein sequence MGSFIAGVFATFVTLPLVGFFILYMLLRKLTKNKRKSVHIATYITTVFLILSVHYAAVEIFGHSFLWLIALVLLVVAMIMMFVHWKVKHDLEMKLIAKGFFRMNFVLFLIAHIVLNIGGIAFRISSL, from the coding sequence ATGGGAAGTTTTATTGCTGGAGTTTTTGCGACGTTTGTCACTCTGCCGCTCGTTGGTTTTTTTATTCTATACATGCTTTTACGCAAACTGACGAAAAATAAAAGGAAATCTGTCCATATAGCAACGTACATTACTACGGTTTTTCTTATTTTGTCCGTACATTATGCAGCTGTGGAAATTTTCGGGCACTCTTTTTTGTGGTTGATTGCGTTAGTCCTTTTAGTTGTAGCAATGATTATGATGTTTGTACATTGGAAAGTCAAACATGACTTAGAAATGAAGCTTATTGCGAAAGGGTTCTTTCGGATGAATTTCGTTTTGTTTCTTATTGCACATATTGTATTAAATATAGGTGGAATCGCTTTTCGTATTTCCTCTCTGTAA
- a CDS encoding acetyl-CoA carboxylase biotin carboxylase subunit, which translates to MKKILIANRGEIALRIIYTCKQMGIETVAVYSDADAELPYVQAATKARRIGEPPVQKSYLNVEELLRISHEEKVDAIHPGYGFLSENSAFAKRAIDEGFCFIGPSPEIISMMGDKIAARAAMKEAGVPVVPGSEGDVTSVEEACKVAGVIGYPVMLKASGGGGGIGMVRCDNEEAVKQVYASTKARAKAYFGHEGMFIEKLIKNAKHIEVQVFGDQHGNVVHLFERDCSVQRRNQKVIEEAPALSLKESTRQAMQNQAVQAAKAIGYYNAGTVEFIVDEDENFYFLEMNTRLQVEHPITEQIAGVDLVKWQILAARGEKLPRVQEEIAANNYAIEFRIYAEDPFTFLPAPGKITGYHLPERTYARVDSGYSDMNAVTPFYDPMIAKVIITGRTRSNAIELAKSYFTEAVVEGIKTNIPLFKQLLNEELYEKGTYNTSLLSTVLNKGGAPQ; encoded by the coding sequence GTGAAAAAAATACTGATTGCAAATCGAGGAGAAATTGCTCTTCGTATTATTTATACATGCAAACAAATGGGCATTGAAACGGTGGCTGTCTATTCCGATGCAGATGCAGAACTTCCTTATGTTCAAGCGGCTACAAAAGCACGTCGAATTGGAGAGCCTCCTGTGCAAAAATCATATTTGAATGTAGAAGAGCTGCTGCGAATTAGTCATGAAGAAAAAGTAGATGCCATTCATCCTGGATATGGATTTTTATCGGAAAATAGTGCATTTGCTAAAAGAGCGATTGATGAAGGTTTTTGTTTTATCGGTCCTTCTCCCGAAATCATTTCGATGATGGGCGACAAAATTGCTGCTCGTGCCGCGATGAAAGAAGCGGGTGTACCTGTTGTCCCCGGCAGCGAAGGCGATGTGACGTCAGTTGAAGAGGCTTGTAAAGTAGCCGGCGTAATTGGATATCCCGTTATGTTAAAAGCAAGCGGAGGCGGCGGAGGAATTGGGATGGTGCGCTGCGATAACGAAGAAGCAGTAAAACAAGTGTATGCCTCAACAAAAGCAAGAGCAAAAGCATATTTTGGTCATGAAGGAATGTTTATTGAAAAGCTTATCAAAAACGCAAAACATATCGAAGTACAGGTGTTTGGAGATCAGCATGGTAATGTCGTTCATCTTTTTGAACGCGATTGTTCTGTACAAAGAAGAAATCAAAAGGTGATTGAAGAAGCCCCTGCGCTTTCTTTAAAAGAAAGTACGCGACAAGCCATGCAAAACCAAGCCGTTCAAGCGGCTAAAGCAATCGGATATTATAATGCAGGTACGGTGGAGTTTATTGTGGATGAAGACGAAAATTTTTATTTTCTTGAAATGAACACGCGGCTGCAAGTTGAGCATCCGATCACCGAGCAAATTGCAGGGGTTGATTTAGTTAAGTGGCAGATCTTAGCTGCGCGCGGAGAAAAGCTTCCTCGTGTGCAAGAGGAAATAGCAGCAAATAACTACGCCATTGAATTTCGAATTTATGCAGAAGATCCGTTTACTTTTTTACCGGCTCCGGGAAAAATTACGGGTTATCACTTGCCGGAGCGAACCTATGCGCGCGTAGATAGCGGCTACAGTGATATGAATGCGGTTACACCTTTTTATGATCCAATGATTGCAAAAGTTATCATTACTGGTCGTACGCGTTCAAATGCAATTGAACTAGCTAAATCATATTTTACAGAAGCTGTCGTAGAGGGAATCAAAACGAATATTCCTCTATTTAAGCAGTTGTTAAATGAAGAGTTATATGAAAAAGGCACCTATAACACATCGTTATTATCAACAGTATTAAATAAAGGAGGAGCACCACAATGA
- the rsmH gene encoding 16S rRNA (cytosine(1402)-N(4))-methyltransferase RsmH: protein MFNHTTVLLKEAAEGLNIKPDGVYVDCTLGGAGHSEYIVKQLSEKGKLIAFDQDDVALANAKEKLAPYLDRVILIKSNFRYLKEQLMKHGIEEVDGVLFDLGVSSPQLDTPERGFSFHHDAPLDMRMDQNSMFSAYNVVNEWPYEKLVKIFFQYGEEKFSKQIARKIEAYRESKPIETTLELVDLIKDGIPAPARRTGGHPAKRIFQAIRIAVNDELQVFEDAIEQAMDVIKKGGRVSVITFHSLEDRICKVAFKNASTVPQLPHGLPVIPEEFKPKMKVITRKPILPSEEEIEENKRARSAKLRIVEKLV from the coding sequence ATGTTTAATCACACAACTGTTTTGCTTAAAGAAGCAGCGGAAGGCTTAAATATTAAGCCGGATGGAGTATATGTCGACTGCACGCTTGGCGGAGCAGGTCATAGTGAATATATCGTAAAACAGCTATCAGAAAAAGGGAAATTAATTGCGTTTGATCAAGACGATGTCGCTCTTGCAAATGCAAAAGAGAAATTAGCCCCGTATCTAGACAGAGTTATTCTAATCAAAAGTAATTTTCGCTATTTAAAAGAGCAGCTAATGAAACACGGAATTGAAGAAGTAGACGGAGTATTGTTTGACCTCGGCGTCTCGTCTCCTCAGTTGGATACACCAGAGCGAGGGTTCAGCTTTCACCATGATGCCCCGCTTGATATGCGCATGGATCAAAACTCAATGTTTTCTGCGTACAACGTAGTAAATGAATGGCCTTATGAAAAACTTGTGAAGATCTTTTTCCAGTACGGAGAAGAAAAGTTTTCGAAACAAATTGCCCGCAAAATTGAAGCATATCGAGAGTCTAAACCAATTGAAACAACGCTAGAGCTGGTTGATCTTATTAAAGATGGTATTCCAGCACCAGCTAGACGAACGGGTGGACATCCGGCAAAACGAATTTTCCAGGCTATTCGAATTGCTGTAAATGATGAGCTTCAAGTATTTGAAGATGCAATTGAACAGGCTATGGATGTGATAAAAAAAGGTGGACGTGTAAGTGTTATTACCTTCCACTCACTTGAAGACCGAATTTGTAAAGTAGCGTTTAAAAATGCAAGCACGGTTCCGCAGCTTCCGCATGGACTGCCGGTTATTCCAGAAGAATTTAAACCTAAAATGAAAGTTATTACAAGAAAACCTATTTTACCTTCAGAAGAAGAGATAGAAGAAAATAAGCGAGCGCGTTCGGCAAAGCTTAGAATTGTTGAGAAATTAGTTTAA
- a CDS encoding enoyl-CoA hydratase/isomerase family protein: protein MKKSELFTTSQGIATFVINRPEKRNAIDYDVMNELQQAVGYVKHNQLVKAFVITGAGSDAFCSGGDLSVFHELKTSKEASQMLTKMGKILYEILTLPKPTVALLNGTSVGGGCELAIACDFRISATHSEMGFIQGDLGITTGWGGGTILLEKLRYQEAMEMIYSAQLYGVERAKQIGFLSYVTSFKELTMRCEEWLAPITHKPTQVLQAYKEIAIEKWEQSRVWNRMEQEIHRCSILWESPEHEEAVQKVIVKKT from the coding sequence ATGAAAAAAAGCGAGCTGTTTACTACAAGCCAAGGCATTGCTACGTTTGTGATTAATCGTCCTGAAAAGCGTAATGCTATTGATTATGATGTTATGAATGAACTGCAGCAAGCTGTAGGTTATGTGAAACATAATCAGTTAGTAAAAGCTTTTGTAATTACAGGTGCTGGTTCAGACGCATTTTGCAGTGGAGGAGATTTAAGCGTATTTCATGAGCTAAAGACTTCGAAAGAGGCGTCTCAAATGTTAACGAAAATGGGGAAAATTCTCTATGAAATCTTAACACTCCCAAAACCAACAGTTGCCCTTTTGAATGGAACATCGGTTGGAGGAGGATGTGAGCTTGCGATTGCATGTGACTTCCGTATAAGTGCAACACATAGCGAAATGGGCTTTATTCAAGGGGATTTAGGAATTACAACAGGCTGGGGAGGAGGAACCATTCTTCTTGAAAAGCTGCGTTATCAAGAAGCGATGGAAATGATCTACAGTGCTCAGCTGTATGGAGTAGAACGAGCAAAGCAAATTGGGTTTCTTTCCTATGTCACGTCGTTTAAAGAACTAACTATGAGGTGTGAGGAGTGGTTAGCGCCTATCACTCATAAACCGACCCAGGTATTGCAAGCTTACAAAGAAATCGCTATTGAGAAATGGGAGCAAAGCCGGGTTTGGAATCGGATGGAACAAGAAATTCATCGCTGTTCGATATTGTGGGAGTCGCCTGAGCATGAAGAAGCGGTTCAAAAGGTCATCGTTAAAAAAACATAG
- a CDS encoding N-acetyltransferase, with the protein MNYEVKHLKINFKTLEEFKKFKEYGIQELSMLEELHAKISDNEINSPFYGIYFGNSLVARMSLYKRNKQYDQYFEPPQTYVEVWKLEVLSDFQRKGLGQTLVEYAKSFQLPIKTSPRVKSSDFWSKMGFVPVTYDIDRDLGENPLIWLPNGVSEQK; encoded by the coding sequence ATGAATTACGAAGTGAAGCATTTAAAAATTAATTTTAAAACGCTAGAAGAGTTCAAGAAATTCAAAGAATATGGCATTCAAGAACTTTCAATGCTAGAAGAATTACATGCTAAGATTTCCGATAATGAAATAAATTCTCCGTTTTACGGCATTTATTTTGGAAATAGCTTAGTGGCTCGCATGAGTCTCTATAAGCGAAACAAACAGTACGATCAATATTTTGAGCCGCCTCAAACGTATGTTGAAGTATGGAAACTTGAAGTGCTCAGCGATTTTCAGCGCAAAGGATTAGGTCAAACGCTCGTTGAATATGCCAAATCCTTTCAATTACCTATCAAAACAAGCCCACGAGTAAAATCGAGTGATTTTTGGTCAAAAATGGGGTTCGTACCTGTAACGTATGATATCGATCGTGATTTGGGAGAAAACCCTCTTATTTGGCTACCAAACGGTGTAAGCGAACAAAAATAA
- the bshC gene encoding bacillithiol biosynthesis cysteine-adding enzyme BshC translates to MEITDVSLKAGNKLTNDYIKGEKQALSFFHYNIHEKDVYEKRLADVQKQSYPREQLAEYLLDFNKRYGASSKTIENIEKLKGPNSVVVVGGQQAGLLTGPLYTIHKVISIVLLAKQQEEALNVPVLPVFWIAGEDHDFAEINHVYTERKNQLLKKTLKHSLKKKQMVSQIELDHEACRSWVRDVFQTFNETAHTNQVLHFVLEALDKSRTYVDFFAHLVTTMFAESGLILMDAASKEVRSIESSFFVTLIEQNDKLSSAVMEQQKEIKKQYGRMIEVGEETAHLFYSHNENRVLLERDAEQEQFVGKQNELALSKEELVQIAKQTPELLSNNVVTRPLMQEYLLPTLAFIAGPGEVAYWAELEKAFSLFSFKMPPVVPRLSYAIVERHIEKYMDELQLDLSNVVNEGVDAEREHWLKTEVHNPYEMYFEKAKEDFEKIHKTLRENIQKEDKTFDEVMLKNRAIIQKQFETIQKIVESKQLIKHDVKHSKYAQIELALRPYNAPQERMWNIMYYLNGYGMQFVSDLLSAEVELNHQLKVCYV, encoded by the coding sequence ATGGAGATTACAGACGTCTCTTTAAAGGCGGGAAACAAACTAACGAACGATTACATAAAAGGTGAAAAGCAAGCACTTTCCTTTTTTCATTATAATATACACGAAAAAGACGTATATGAAAAACGTTTAGCGGATGTTCAAAAGCAGTCTTATCCAAGAGAACAGCTTGCTGAGTATCTGCTTGATTTTAATAAGCGCTACGGAGCATCTTCTAAGACGATTGAAAATATTGAAAAGCTAAAAGGTCCTAACAGCGTAGTGGTCGTTGGAGGTCAGCAAGCGGGGCTGCTTACAGGTCCTTTGTACACCATTCATAAAGTGATTTCAATTGTGCTGCTAGCTAAACAACAAGAGGAAGCTTTAAATGTGCCCGTGCTTCCGGTATTTTGGATTGCTGGAGAAGATCATGATTTTGCTGAGATCAACCATGTATACACAGAGCGTAAAAACCAGCTTTTAAAGAAAACGTTAAAGCATTCTTTAAAGAAAAAGCAAATGGTTTCTCAAATCGAACTAGACCATGAAGCCTGTAGAAGCTGGGTTCGTGATGTATTTCAAACGTTTAACGAAACGGCGCATACAAATCAGGTATTACACTTTGTTTTAGAGGCGTTAGATAAATCACGTACCTATGTCGATTTCTTTGCTCATTTGGTTACCACAATGTTCGCAGAGTCAGGTCTTATTTTAATGGATGCAGCTTCTAAAGAAGTGCGCAGCATTGAATCTTCTTTCTTTGTGACGTTAATTGAACAAAATGACAAATTATCGTCAGCCGTTATGGAACAGCAAAAAGAGATTAAAAAACAATACGGACGAATGATTGAAGTGGGAGAAGAAACTGCTCATCTCTTTTATTCACACAACGAAAACAGAGTACTTTTAGAAAGAGATGCAGAACAAGAGCAGTTTGTTGGAAAGCAAAATGAACTCGCGCTTTCTAAAGAAGAGCTGGTTCAAATTGCTAAACAAACGCCTGAGCTTCTTAGTAACAACGTTGTGACTAGACCCCTTATGCAGGAGTACTTACTTCCTACCCTTGCGTTTATTGCAGGTCCCGGGGAAGTAGCGTATTGGGCAGAACTTGAAAAAGCATTTTCTTTATTTAGCTTTAAAATGCCTCCCGTGGTCCCTAGGTTATCCTATGCAATCGTAGAAAGACATATTGAGAAGTATATGGATGAACTTCAGTTAGACCTTTCGAACGTAGTGAACGAAGGCGTAGATGCAGAGAGGGAGCACTGGCTTAAGACAGAAGTTCACAACCCATACGAAATGTATTTTGAAAAAGCGAAAGAAGATTTCGAAAAAATTCATAAAACTCTTCGTGAAAATATTCAAAAAGAAGACAAAACATTTGATGAAGTCATGCTTAAAAATCGAGCGATTATTCAAAAGCAGTTTGAAACCATTCAAAAGATTGTCGAATCCAAACAGCTAATTAAGCACGATGTGAAGCATTCAAAATATGCTCAAATTGAACTTGCTCTTCGTCCCTACAATGCTCCACAAGAACGCATGTGGAATATTATGTATTATTTAAACGGTTATGGTATGCAATTTGTGTCAGATTTACTAAGTGCTGAAGTCGAATTAAATCACCAGTTAAAAGTCTGTTATGTCTAA
- a CDS encoding RsfA family transcriptional regulator → MTSSRQDAWTHDEDLLLAEIVLRHIREGGTQLAAFEEVGKKLTRTSAACGFRWNSFVRKQYKTGIDLAKKQRKELKARTVSKDDEQPARLSYMEAEKHISLNEVIKYLENVDQGQKHSSELLEANEELQQKIERLQEKVTILEKEKKALQNNLLIVEDDYKALIEIMERARKMVVLKEDEKSRKVKFQVDKNLNLEKVQK, encoded by the coding sequence ATGACTTCTTCTCGTCAAGATGCATGGACTCATGATGAAGATTTATTACTCGCAGAAATTGTACTGCGTCATATACGTGAAGGTGGCACTCAGCTAGCTGCATTTGAAGAAGTGGGGAAGAAACTTACACGAACATCAGCAGCTTGTGGCTTCCGCTGGAATTCTTTTGTGCGCAAACAATACAAGACTGGTATTGATCTTGCGAAAAAACAGAGAAAAGAATTAAAAGCAAGAACTGTTTCAAAAGATGACGAGCAGCCTGCACGCTTATCATATATGGAAGCAGAGAAACATATTTCGCTTAATGAGGTAATTAAGTATTTAGAAAATGTAGATCAAGGGCAAAAACACTCGTCGGAGCTTCTCGAAGCTAATGAAGAACTGCAGCAAAAGATTGAACGTTTACAAGAGAAAGTAACGATTTTGGAAAAAGAAAAAAAAGCTTTGCAAAACAACTTGTTAATTGTGGAAGATGACTATAAAGCTCTTATTGAAATTATGGAGAGGGCTCGTAAAATGGTTGTATTAAAAGAGGATGAAAAAAGTAGAAAAGTGAAATTTCAAGTGGATAAAAATTTAAATTTAGAAAAAGTTCAAAAGTAA
- a CDS encoding 2-dehydropantoate 2-reductase, with amino-acid sequence MKTIGIIGGGSLGLLFSAYLSDCYDVTLYTKTKTQAKCINENGITLHRQGEHHTKKVSAIPLEKNIKEADLIIITVKQYHLKEIIPFIKTLTIHTPLLFIQNGMSHIEILKNLPQRTLYLGTVEHGAMRTNMDSVHHTGIGTTRIASYRGEMESILPIVNFPWVIEKDWYAMLVKKLVVNALINPLTALYRVKNGQLIHNSYFYKTMRLLFEEIADVLKLDSAFNYWENALGVCSRTSTNQSSMLKDIQEGRQTEIDAILGYIQTQAAEKRTSTPIVDFLYGSIKGIEEEKGD; translated from the coding sequence ATGAAAACTATAGGTATTATTGGAGGCGGATCATTAGGTCTGTTGTTTAGCGCGTATTTATCAGATTGTTATGATGTAACCTTGTACACGAAAACAAAAACTCAAGCAAAGTGTATTAACGAAAATGGAATTACCTTACATAGACAAGGGGAACATCACACTAAAAAAGTCAGTGCTATCCCTCTGGAAAAAAACATAAAAGAAGCAGATTTAATCATTATTACTGTAAAACAGTATCATTTAAAAGAGATTATTCCTTTTATCAAAACCCTTACTATACATACTCCCCTTTTGTTTATCCAAAACGGTATGAGCCATATTGAAATTCTCAAAAACCTCCCGCAACGCACTCTCTATTTGGGTACAGTTGAGCACGGGGCAATGCGTACAAATATGGATAGCGTCCATCATACAGGAATAGGAACAACCCGTATTGCTTCGTACAGAGGCGAAATGGAGTCTATCTTACCAATTGTGAATTTTCCTTGGGTGATTGAAAAAGATTGGTATGCGATGCTGGTGAAGAAATTAGTTGTAAATGCGCTCATCAATCCTCTTACGGCGCTGTATCGGGTGAAAAATGGGCAGCTGATTCACAACAGCTACTTTTATAAAACGATGCGTCTATTGTTTGAAGAGATTGCGGATGTGTTAAAACTGGATTCAGCTTTTAATTATTGGGAAAATGCGCTGGGGGTTTGTTCGCGCACGAGTACAAATCAATCTTCTATGCTAAAAGATATACAGGAGGGGCGGCAAACAGAAATTGATGCTATTTTAGGTTATATTCAAACACAAGCTGCTGAAAAAAGAACGTCGACGCCTATTGTTGACTTTTTATATGGGTCAATAAAAGGAATCGAAGAAGAAAAGGGTGATTAA
- the rpmF gene encoding 50S ribosomal protein L32, whose amino-acid sequence MAVPFRRTSKMKKRTRRTHFKLQVPGMVECPNCGEMKLSHRVCKACGTYKGNDVVSK is encoded by the coding sequence ATGGCTGTACCTTTTAGAAGAACATCTAAAATGAAGAAAAGAACGCGTCGTACGCACTTTAAATTACAAGTTCCTGGTATGGTAGAGTGCCCAAATTGTGGTGAAATGAAACTATCACACCGCGTATGTAAAGCTTGTGGTACTTACAAAGGAAATGACGTAGTAAGCAAATAA
- a CDS encoding biotin/lipoyl-containing protein: MSEIKATMAGMVFNVFVQQGASVAKGEVVVVLESMKMEIPIESDQAGIAETVHIAVGDFVNEGDVLVTIS, translated from the coding sequence ATGAGTGAAATCAAAGCGACAATGGCAGGCATGGTATTTAATGTGTTTGTTCAACAAGGTGCAAGTGTAGCCAAAGGAGAAGTTGTTGTTGTATTAGAATCTATGAAAATGGAAATTCCTATTGAAAGCGATCAAGCTGGTATTGCAGAGACTGTCCATATAGCGGTAGGGGATTTTGTTAACGAAGGCGACGTTTTGGTGACTATTTCATAA
- a CDS encoding acyl-CoA carboxylase subunit beta has translation MIHTGESQKKYDENRQKVERGNAEKYKEKLAKQQKLFVRDRLALLFDDGKYEEDGMFANNKAEGLPADGVVTAIGKVNGETVCVMANDSTVKAGSWGSRTVEKIIRIQEVAEKLHVPLLYLVDSAGARITDQLDMFPNRRGAGRIFHNQVKLSGVIPQICLLFGPSAAGGAYIPAFCDIVVMVDGNASMYLGSPRMAEAVIGEKVTLEEMGGAHMHCSVSGCGDVLAYSEEEAISYAKSYLTYFPQNYQEKPKVQEAKEPKQTKDLVELIPENQNVPFDIYEAIDTLIDEGSFFEVKKLFAAELVTGLARIDGKVVGIIANQPKVKGGVLFVDSADKGAKFIQLCDAFHIPLLFLADVPGFMIGTKVERAGIIRHGAKLIAAMSSATVPKISVVMRKAYGAGLYAMAGPAFEPDCCLALPTAQIAVMGPEAAVNAVYSNKINEIEDPKERFMFVKQKQQEYKEHIDIYTLASELIIDDIVPANELRRTLIDRFRLYETKNVTFSRRKHPVYPV, from the coding sequence ATGATACATACAGGTGAATCTCAGAAAAAATATGATGAAAATCGTCAAAAAGTAGAGCGTGGCAACGCGGAGAAGTATAAAGAGAAACTTGCAAAACAACAGAAGCTTTTTGTAAGAGATCGTTTAGCTCTTTTATTTGATGACGGGAAATATGAAGAAGACGGCATGTTTGCAAATAATAAAGCCGAAGGGTTGCCGGCAGACGGTGTTGTAACCGCAATTGGAAAAGTAAACGGTGAAACGGTTTGTGTAATGGCTAATGACTCTACTGTAAAAGCAGGGTCTTGGGGGTCTAGAACAGTAGAGAAAATTATTCGGATTCAAGAAGTAGCAGAAAAACTGCATGTGCCTTTGCTGTACCTAGTGGATTCTGCGGGAGCGCGTATTACGGATCAATTAGATATGTTTCCAAACCGCCGAGGAGCTGGACGGATCTTTCACAATCAAGTAAAACTTTCCGGCGTCATTCCTCAAATTTGTTTGCTCTTCGGTCCGTCAGCAGCTGGAGGGGCTTATATCCCTGCATTTTGTGATATTGTTGTGATGGTAGATGGAAACGCTTCTATGTACTTGGGTTCGCCGCGTATGGCCGAAGCTGTTATTGGGGAAAAGGTTACGCTAGAGGAAATGGGAGGAGCACATATGCACTGCAGCGTTAGCGGGTGTGGAGATGTGTTAGCTTATTCTGAAGAAGAAGCTATTTCGTATGCCAAATCTTATTTAACGTACTTTCCGCAAAACTATCAAGAGAAGCCTAAAGTACAAGAAGCTAAAGAGCCTAAGCAGACAAAGGATTTAGTAGAACTAATTCCGGAGAATCAAAATGTTCCGTTTGATATCTATGAAGCAATTGATACCCTTATTGACGAAGGGAGCTTCTTTGAAGTGAAAAAACTGTTTGCCGCCGAATTGGTAACAGGGCTTGCACGAATAGATGGAAAAGTAGTAGGGATTATCGCCAATCAGCCGAAGGTCAAAGGAGGAGTGCTGTTTGTAGATTCAGCAGATAAAGGAGCAAAATTTATTCAACTGTGCGATGCCTTCCATATTCCTTTGCTATTTTTAGCGGATGTACCTGGATTTATGATTGGGACTAAAGTAGAAAGAGCAGGCATCATTAGACATGGAGCAAAATTGATTGCAGCGATGAGTTCAGCTACAGTTCCTAAAATTTCCGTAGTCATGCGTAAAGCTTATGGCGCAGGGCTTTACGCTATGGCTGGTCCAGCTTTTGAACCGGATTGCTGCCTTGCATTGCCTACTGCTCAAATTGCCGTAATGGGTCCTGAAGCTGCAGTAAATGCCGTCTATTCTAATAAAATTAATGAAATTGAAGATCCGAAAGAGCGGTTTATGTTTGTTAAACAGAAACAGCAGGAGTATAAAGAACACATCGATATCTATACGCTGGCTTCTGAACTTATTATTGACGACATCGTTCCTGCTAACGAACTGCGTCGAACTTTAATTGACCGCTTTCGATTATATGAAACAAAGAATGTGACCTTTAGCCGTCGTAAACATCCGGTGTATCCCGTATAA
- the ftsL gene encoding cell division protein FtsL → MNNVAYKVREQDQQQKQQKTVRQVIRKTKRKITVGEKIVYSGFVALMLFGSVQIISNQSSLYSISEEVQSLDGKIDKQEAKNNELKLQVTELSAYDRIWTKAKELGLKLNENNVKVVND, encoded by the coding sequence ATGAACAATGTAGCATACAAAGTAAGAGAGCAAGATCAGCAGCAGAAGCAGCAAAAGACGGTACGTCAAGTTATTCGGAAGACAAAAAGAAAAATCACGGTTGGTGAAAAAATTGTGTATTCTGGATTTGTCGCACTCATGCTGTTTGGGTCTGTGCAAATCATTTCAAATCAATCTTCCCTTTATAGCATCAGTGAAGAAGTGCAATCACTCGATGGAAAGATTGACAAGCAAGAAGCAAAAAACAATGAGTTAAAACTACAGGTAACAGAGTTAAGTGCATACGATCGTATTTGGACAAAAGCAAAAGAACTTGGACTAAAATTGAATGAAAATAACGTAAAAGTCGTTAACGATTAA